A genomic stretch from Pomacea canaliculata isolate SZHN2017 linkage group LG2, ASM307304v1, whole genome shotgun sequence includes:
- the LOC112557939 gene encoding bone morphogenetic protein 1-like, with product MLLQRQLHFRQLDGVHWTITVGNGNRIDLYFTDVQLEWSNGCYNDNVMVWYDTSYEPTRLCYSYSYYFRSNQNSMTVVLLSTGNVTSKGFSAYWNTVCERSFPRDYNGTIESPGFPDEYYRGQNCRFSFSLSTYSLLRVIFTYFHLPNTSCDADYISVYNNSYHQRYCHNSPPPDLTDISEIRFVSNSSGPAGYGFQARVSRELKCGNTDIRLQENTQHYLSYYHYEYLNGRCEWTVTAEKGLAIMMIGYISCDYDDCLNRFIKIYNGTSKNPNSLITPRYHYYGEISVDEATNTIVLEYLADNSSYFYMSVTFMAYNATGHNCK from the exons ATGCTACTTCAACGACAGCTGCACTTCCGACAGCTGGATGGTGTGCATTGGACGATCACCGTCGGCAATGGCAACAGAATAGACCTCTACTTTACTGACGTGCAGCTCGAGTGGTCAAACGGATGTTACAACGACAATGTTATG GTATGGTATGATACATCGTATGAGCCCACAAGATTGTGTTACAGCTACTCGTACTATTTTCGCTCGAATCAAAACTCCATGACAGTAGTGCTTCTTTCCACCGGAAATGTAACATCTAAAGGCTTCAGTGCGTACTGGAATACAG TTTGCGAGAGATCATTTCCAAGGGACTACAATGGGACTATCGAGTCTCCAGGATTTCCAGACGAATACTACCGGGGCCAGAATTGCCGGTTTTCTTTCTCGTTGAGTACCTACAGCCTTCTGCGAGTTATCTTCACCTACTTTCATCTCCCAAACACCTCATGTGATGCAGATTACATCTCG GTGTACAATAATTCGTACCATCAGCGGTATTGTCACAACTCGCCGCCTCCTGACCTAACAGACATCAGCGAGATTCGGTTTGTGTCCAACTCCAGCGGGCCAGCTGGCTATGGGTTCCAGGCTCGTGTGAGCAGAGAGCTAA AGTGTGGAAATACAGACATACGTCTGCAAGAAAATACCCAACACTACTTGTCCTATTATCATTACGAGTATTTAAATGGAAGGTGTGAATGGACAGTCACAGCAGAGAAAGGACTGGCCATCATGATGATTGGCTACATCAGTTGCGACTACGATGACTGCTTGAATCGATTCATCAAAATTTACAACGGAACAAGCAAAAATCCAAATTCCTTGATCACACC ACGTTATCACTACTACGGAGAGATTTCTGTAGATGAGGCAACCAACACCATCGTTCTCGAATACCTCGCTGACAACAGCAGCTACTTTTATATGTCAGTAACTTTCATGGCCTACAACGCCACAGGTCATAACTGTAAGTAA